In Solanum pennellii chromosome 7, SPENNV200, the following are encoded in one genomic region:
- the LOC107025298 gene encoding uncharacterized protein LOC107025298 produces MLARKRGGTIILNVLQSTSNKGIFFSFVPFTSASNNDFKIPRSIVDDGTVDRREERARSIGESLTDGAAKAVETGLDVGEKAKESIDEAWDAAKETTNNIKDAMVNDANDEMKKGYKYPSTDNNNNKDEHIPDLRKRADGYDLRNTH; encoded by the exons atgttggcAAGAAAAAGAGGTGGTACCATAATATTGAATGTTCTTCAGAGTACTTCAAATAAaggaatatttttttcctttgtgCCTTTTACTTCTGCATCAAACAATGACTTTAAG ATCCCTCGTAGCATCGTGGACGATGGAACGGTGGATCGGAGGGAGGAACGGGCGCGTTCCATAGGAGAGAGCTTGACGGATGGAGCAGCAAAAGCAGTGGAGACGGGGCTAGATGTGGGTGAAAAGGCAAAAGAGAGTATAGATGAAGCATGGGATGCAGCTAAAGAAACAACAAATAACATTAAAGATGCTATGGTTAATGATgctaatgatgaaatgaaaaaggGATATAAATATCCATCTactgacaataataataataaagatgaACATATACCGGACTTGAGGAAACGTGCTGATGGTTATGATTTGAGAAATACTCATTAG
- the LOC107025299 gene encoding nascent polypeptide-associated complex subunit alpha, muscle-specific form-like codes for MALQRHVPVLVLLLFFWSSSSNAYQFELGGVDDWIANPLESFDQWSQLMRIQVNDTLLFKNKKGSDLVLEVNEDDYDKCNIEHPIKKMEDENSVFEFDRSGSFYFVSGNKDKCKEGQKFVIVVAGMVLPPSTPVPSLAPVGSHLSPKADAPGKVPIGVSSPGPITVHVPRGTSSDSPQMSHSPGVAPTLASPGPSSSHLSPVSSAPEKDPVFGLSPAPTGSHSSSMGHAPGMAPTLVDVPRGIISDPPQTIRAPGMAPTLESSHGVPSASTHRSPIKAPTPSSFHVPSGSHLAPTALSPTSANVPLSSGSQLSPETHAPGKAPTGASLAPTGSHLSPTTHAPEKAQTPALSHVSPSPSTHLSPAAHAPAKSPTGASPGPAGSHQSPTVHAPGKAPTPASSNVDRARGPGKAPTGASAVPASSHSSPTAQEPVEAPTPVSYVPRGTGFSPMAHAPGETPSGSSHAPDGSHSSPKVHAPTEAPTPISNVPRGTSSHPPSMAQAPGKAPSESSHAPDGSHSSSPKAHAPVKAPTPISNVPRGTSSHPPSTDHAPGKAPSESSHAPDGSHSSPKAHAPIEAPTAISSVPRGTSSQPPSTTHAPGKAPSESSHAPDGSHSSPKAHAPVEAPTPISNVPRGTSSQPPSTAHAPRKAPSESSHAPDGSHSSPKAHAPIEAPTPISNVPRVTSSQPPSTAHAPGKAPSESSHAPDGSHSSPKAHAPVEAPTPISNVPRGTSSHPPSTAYAPVKAPSGSSHAPNGPHSSPKAHAPVEAPTPISNVPRGTSSHPPSTAHAPDRSTDAPIKAPTPVSSNVPRGTSSHPPSTAHAPGKAPSDSSPKAHAPVKAPTPKSSSVPRGTISNPPSITHAPRKAPSEPSPAPGSHSTPKAHAPAKAEPTPAPSHVPSSPRSHLNPISNTPETAPTPITSKISPNPSSSLSPTSSHDEPSPSISPTTAKSSNESSPISSSPISSSPSSSTPPRSGTDSPPESIAPATDGDNIPADIDSPANSPLNSESSAEKASITPSMSTISLFFTLILGLII; via the exons ATGGCTCTACAGAGACATGTTCCAGTATTAGTCCTACTGCTATTTTTTTGGTCTAGCTCATCGAATGCTTATCAATTCGAACTTGGTGGCGTAGATGATTGGATTGCTAATCCTCTTGAATCGTTCGATCAATGGTCTCAACTAATGAGAATTCAAGTTAATGACACTCTTT TGTTTAAGAATAAGAAAGGATCAGATCTGGTGTTGGAGGTAAATGAAGATGATTATGACAAGTGCAATATAGAACATCCGATCAAGAAAATGGAAGATGAAAACTCTGTTTTCGAATTTGATCGTTCAGgtagtttttattttgttagtgGTAATAAGGATAAGTGTAAAGAAGGACAAaagtttgttattgttgttgctggtATGGTGCTGCCTCCTTCTACTCCGGTACCATCACTTGCTCCGGTTGGTTCTCACTTATCTCCGAAGGCAGATGCACCTGGAAAGGTGCCGATTGGGGTATCATCACCTGGCCCTATAACGGTGCATGTTCCTCGGGGTACTAGTTCAGACTCACCTCAGATGAGTCATTCACCAGGTGTGGCTCCAACGTTGGCCTCGCCTGGTCCTAGTAGTTCTCACTTATCTCCAGTATCTAGTGCACCCGAAAAGGATCCAGTATTCGGGTTGTCACCTGCCCCTACAGGTTCTCACTCATCTAGTATGGGCCACGCACCTGGAATGGCGCCAACACTAGTGGATGTGCCTCGAGGTATTATTTCCGATCCACCTCAAACAATACGTGCACCAGGGATGGCTCCAACACTAGAATCATCTCATGGGGTTCCAAGTGCTAGTACACATCGATCTCCTATAAAGGCTCCAACACCGTCATCATTCCATGTGCCTTCTGGTTCACATTTAGCTCCAACGGCTCTATCACCAACATCAGCTAATGTGCCTTTGAGTAGTGGTTCACAACTATCTCCTGAAACTCATGCACCAGGAAAGGCTCCAACTGGTGCGTCACTTGCCCCTACTGGATCCCACTTATCTCCGACAACACATGCACCCGAAAAGGCTCAAACACCTGCATTATCACATGTGTCTCCAAGTCCAAGTACACACCTATCTCCAGCAGCTCATGCACCAGCAAAGTCTCCAACCGGGGCATCGCCAGGTCCTGCTGGTTCTCACCAATCTCCAACAGTTCATGCTCCTGGTAAGGCGCCAACACCGGCATCATCAAATGTGGATCGAG CTCGTGGACCTGGAAAAGCTCCAACTGGGGCGTCAGCTGTGCCCGCTAGTTCCCACTCATCTCCAACTGCTCAAGAACCTGTTGAGGCGCCAACTCCAGTATCATATGTGCCTCGAGGTACTGGTTTTTCTCCTATGGCACATGCACCAGGAGAAACTCCATCCGGGTCATCACATGCACCTGATGGTTCTCACTCATCTCCAAAAGTTCATGCACCTACAGAAGCACCAACACCGATATCTAATGTTCCTCGAGGTACTAGTTCACACCCACCTTCTATGGCTCAGGCACCAGGAAAAGCTCCATCCGAGTCATCACATGCACCTGATGGTTCTCACTCATCATCTCCAAAAGCTCATGCACCTGTAAAAGCACCAACACCGATATCCAATGTTCCTCGAGGTACTAGTTCACACCCACCTTCTACCGATCATGCACCAGGAAAAGCTCCATCCGAGTCATCACATGCACCTGATGGTTCTCACTCATCTCCAAAAGCTCATGCACCTATAGAAGCACCAACAGCGATATCCAGTGTTCCTCGAGGTACTAGTTCACAACCACCTTCTACGACTCATGCACCAGGAAAAGCTCCATCCGAGTCATCTCATGCACCTGATGGTTCTCACTCATCTCCAAAAGCTCATGCACCTGTAGAAGCACCAACACCGATATCCAACGTTCCTCGAGGTACTAGTTCACAACCGCCTTCTACGGCTCATGCACCAAGAAAAGCTCCATCCGAGTCATCACATGCGCCTGATGGATCTCACTCATCTCCAAAAGCTCATGCACCTATAGAAGCACCAACACCGATATCCAATGTTCCTCGAGTTACTAGTTCACAACCACCTTCTACGGCTCATGCACCCGGAAAAGCTCCATCCGAGTCATCTCATGCACCTGATGGTTCACACTCATCTCCCAAAGCTCATGCACCTGTAGAAGCACCTACACCTATATCCAATGTTCCTCGAGGTACTAGTTCACACCCACCTTCTACCGCTTATGCACCTGTAAAAGCTCCATCCGGATCATCACATGCACCTAATGGTCCTCACTCATCTCCAAAAGCTCATGCACCTGTAGAAGCACCTACACCGATATCCAATGTTCCTCGAGGTACTAGTTCACACCCACCTTCTACCGCTCATGCACCTGATCGTTCTACCGATGCACCCATAAAGGCTCCAACACCAGTATCATCAAATGTTCCTCGGGGTACTAGTTCACACCCACCTTCTACGGCTCATGCACCCGGTAAAGCTCCATCTGACTCATCTCCAAAAGCTCATGCACCCGTAAAGGCTCCAACACCAAAATCATCAAGTGTCCCTCGGGGTACTATTTCAAACCCTCCTTCTATCACCCATGCACCAAGAAAGGCTCCATCCGAGCCATCTCCTGCGCCTGGTTCTCACTCAACCCCAAAAGCCCATGCACCCGCAAAAGCGGAGCCAACACCTGCACCCTCACATGTTCCTTCCAGTCCTCGCTCACACCTAAACCCGATTTCTAATACACCCGAAACCGCTCCAACACCAATAACTTCGAAAATATCCCCAAACCCTAGCTCAAGCCTATCTCCAACATCGTCTCATGATGAACCCTCACCTTCCATTTCACCGACAACAGCGAAATCATCCAACGAATCTTCTCCAATTTCATCTTCCCCAATTTCATCTTCCCCATCATCAAGTACGCCGCCGCGATCGGGAACGGATTCCCCGCCGGAAAGTATTGCGCCGGCCACCGACGGCGATAATATTCCGGCGGACATTGATTCACCAGCTAATTCACCACTCAATTCCGAATCATCAGCAGAGAAAGCATCAATTACTCCCTCTATGTCAACAATATCACTCTTTTTTACTCTAATTTTGGgattaataatttaa
- the LOC107024181 gene encoding probable protein phosphatase 2C 39 — MTGGKEIIDKIKEKVGLSSSDTGRGKSKMSKNITHGYHMVEGKSHHTMEDYVFAQFKQVDENELGLFAIFDGHLSHEIPEYLRSHLFNNILNEPNFWVEPESAIRKAYRITDTTILDKAADLGKGGSTAVTAILINGQKLVVANVGDSRAVIYKNGVAKQLSIDHEPGREREIIEGKGGFVSNFPGDVPRVDGQLAVARAFGDKSLKMHLSSEPDVVVELIDDDTEFLILASDGVWKVLSNQEAADCIKDIKDARSAAKHLNEHALARGSTDDISCVVVRFQ; from the exons ATGACTGGAGGCAAAGAAATCATCGACAAAATTAAG GAAAAGGTTGGTTTAAGTTCATCAGATACCGGAAGAGGTAAGAGTAAGATGTCGAAGAACATAACCCATGGGTATCACATGGTTGAGGGAAAATCGCATCACACCATGGAAGATTATGTTTTTGCACAGTTTAAACAAGTTGATGAAAATGAACTTGGTCTATTTGCAATATTTGATGGCCATTTAAGCCACGAGATTCCTGAGTACCTCCGCTCTCATCTATTCAACAATATTCTCAATGAG CCTAACTTCTGGGTTGAACCGGAGTCTGCAATCAGGAAAGCCTACCGTATAACAGATACGACTATTTTGGATAAGGCTGCTGATTTGGGTAAAGGAGGATCCACTGCTGTTACAGCCATATTGATTAATGGTCAGAAACTAGTTGTAGCTAATGTCGGAGATTCTCGTGCCGTCATTTACAAAAATGGAGTGGCCAAGCAGCTGTCCATCGATCATGAGCCTGGCAGGGAGAGGGAGATCATCGAGGGCAAAGGTGGTTTCGTGTCCAATTTTCCAG GTGATGTTCCTCGAGTTGATGGGCAGTTAGCAGTAGCAAGAGCATTTGGCGACAAGAGCTTGAAGATGCATTTAAGTTCAGAGCCAGATGTAGTGGTAGAGCTCATAGATGATGACACAGAGTTTCTCATTTTGGCTAGTGACGGCGTATGGAAG GTACTGTCGAATCAGGAAGCTGCAGATTGCATTAAAGATATTAAGGATGCGCGGTCAGCTGCAAAGCATCTCAATGAACATGCTCTTGCAAGAGGAAGTACCGATGATATATCCTGCGTAGTTGTAAGGTTCCAATAA
- the LOC107025300 gene encoding protein RALF-like 22 translates to MASRPIFVFMLLATLAFAMVAESSFSSSSSFFNDPVVNSLGHSTGGGLDELMTTGRIGDTLFADEEMMMPTESARRALNNRDHISYRAMSKNAIPCDRRGASYYQCTRMQKIRPYRRGCSKITRCQRR, encoded by the coding sequence ATGGCCAGTCGACCAATCTTCGTTTTCATGCTCCTTGCCACCTTGGCATTCGCCATGGTGGCAGAGTCCTCgttctcctcctcctcttccttCTTCAACGACCCTGTAGTCAATTCACTCGGCCACAGTACTGGTGGTGGCCTTGATGAATTGATGACTACAGGTCGTATCGGGGACACATTGTTTGCTGATGAAGAAATGATGATGCCGACAGAGTCGGCCCGTAGGGCCCTCAATAATCGGGACCACATTAGTTACAGGGCGATGTCGAAGAACGCCATCCCCTGTGACCGACGTGGCGCGTCCTACTACCAGTGCACCCGCATGCAGAAGATTCGGCCTTATAGACGTGGCTGCAGCAAAATCACCAGATGCCAACGTCGTTAA
- the LOC107023965 gene encoding uncharacterized protein LOC107023965 — MGDITRIGVVGAGQMGAGIALLAAVNSVDVWLYDLDSEALTKAQKSISNNIQRLLTKGQISQATSVDAVKRLRYSSRLEDLHSVDIVVEAIVESEQVKKSLFANLDKIVKSSAILASNTSSISITRLASATSRPSQVIGMHFMNPPPIMKLVEIIRGADTSEDTYSATKCLAERFGKTVICSQDYSGFIVNRILMPMINEAFHTLYTGVATKEDIDTGMKLGTNHPMGPLELADFIGLDVCLSIMKVLQAGLGDDKYAPCPLLVQYVDAGRLGKKRGVGVYDYRGATAKTGGSPRL, encoded by the exons ATGGGCGATATTACAAGGATCGGAGTTGTTGGCGCCGGCCAAATGGGTGCCGGAATTGCTCTACTCGCCGCCGTAAACAGCGTCGATGTTTGGCTTTACGATTTGGATTCTGAAGCTCTTACTAAAGCTCAAAAATCTATTTCCAATAATATTCAACGCCTCCTCACCAAAGGACAAATCTCTCAG GCAACGAGTGTTGATGCTGTGAAGCGTCTTCGTTATTCATCGCGCTTGGAAGATTTACATTcagttgatattgttgttgaggCTATTGTGGAGTCTGAACAAGTGAAGAAATCTTTATTTGCTAACTTGGATAAGATTGTAAAGAGTTCTGCTATTTTGGCTTCTAATACAAGCTCTATTTCCATTACTCGTCTAGCATCTGCAACGAGCCGACCCTCTCAG GTGATCGGCATGCACTTTATGAATCCTCCGCCGATTATGAAGCTGGTTGAAATTATTCGGGGTGCAGATACATCAGAAGACACATATTCTGCCACTAAATGCCTGGCAGAGAG GTTTGGTAAGACAGTCATCTGCTCTCAGGATTACTCTGGCTTCATAGTAAACCGAATTTTGATGCCAATGATAAACGAAGCCTTTCATACACTGTACACCGGAGTTGCAACAAAAGAAGATATTGATACAGGAATGAAACTAGGAACCAACCACCCTATGGGTCCTCTTGAACTTGCAGATTTTATCGGACTGGATGTATGCTTGTCAATCATGAAAGTTCTTCAAGCCGGTCTAGGGGACGATAAATATGCCCCATGCCCTCTCCTTGTGCAGTATGTTGATGCTGGTAGGCTTGGTAAAAAGCGAGGCGTTGGAGTATATGACTACCGTGGTGCTACCGCGAAAACAGGAGGATCGCCTAGACTCTGA
- the LOC107024182 gene encoding squamosa promoter-binding-like protein 3, with translation MANNDAGEGVVMQVMKHYCQVETCEANLDGAKKYHKRHKVCQVHAKAPIVLLAGLKQRFCQQCSKFHELSEFDGTKKSCRLRLDGHNKRRRKTPLPIELEDNQCRLINEARPHMDMTLSSRNNIYTADISG, from the exons atggcAAACAATGATGCTGGTGAAGGGGTGGTGATGCAAGTGATGAAGCACTATTGTCAAGTGGAGACATGTGAGGCTAATTTAGACGGTGCTAAGAAGTACCATAAAAGACACAAAGTTTGTCAAGTTCATGCCAAGGCACCTATTGTTTTGCTTGCTGGTTTAAAGCAGAGGTTTTGTCAACAATGCAGCAA GTTCCATGAGCTCTCAGAATTTGATGGCACTAAAAAGAGCTGTCGCCTGCGTTTAGACGGACACAACAAGCGGCGTCGCAAGACACCACTGCCCATTGAGCTGGAAGATAACCAATGCAGGTTGATCAACGAAGCCAGGCCACATATGGACATGACTTTGTCCAGCAGGAACAACATCTACACTGCTGACATCTCTGGATGA
- the LOC107024288 gene encoding phytosulfokine receptor 2, giving the protein MVIWEFLPMSFLCWVFLAYLFCTSLSLETPVQNCHPYDLLALKEIAGNLTDGVILSAWSNEPNCCKWDGVVCGNVSTQSRVIRLNLSRKGLRGVVSQSLERLDQLKLLDLSHNHLEGGLPLDLSKMKQLEVLDLSHNVLLGPVLRVFDGLESIHSLNISSNLFTGNFSEFGGFPNLVAFNISNNSFTGSFKFEICSFSKKLKVLDISLNHLTGDLGGLDNCSSLLQQLHVDSNDLGGHLPDSLYSMTSLEQLSLSANNFSGQLSPQLSKLSKLKSLVLSGNRFHGLLPNVFGNLTLLEQLAAHSNRFSGPLPSTISYLSVLRVLDLRNNSLSGPVDLDFTKLTSLCTLDLATNHFKGNLPVSLSSRELKILSLAKNEFTGPIPENYANLSSLVFLSLSNNSLSNLSGALSVLQHCRNLSTLILTRNFRGEEIPKNVSGFENLMIFALGNCGLDGRIPIWLYNCSKLQVLDLSWNHLDGEIPTWIGEMEKLFYLDFSNNSLTGEIPKNLTDLKSLISPHNYASSLNSPTGIPLFVKRNQSGSGLQYNQASSFPPSILLSNNRLNGTIWPEIGRLKQLHVLDLSKNNITGTIPSSISNMGNLEVLDLSCNDLNGSIPASFNKLTFLSKFNVANNHLQGAIPTGGQFLSFPNSSFEGNPGLCGKIISPCAASNLDLRPASPHPSSSSRLGRGGIIGITISIGVGIALLLAIVLLRVSRRDAGHQIGDFEEDFSRPPRSSDTFVPSKLVLFQNSDCKELTVADLLKSTNNFNQSNIVGCGGFGLVYKAELPNGIKTAIKRLSGDCGQMEREFQAEVEALSRAQHKNLVSLQGYCQHGSDRLLIYSYMENGSLDYWLHERVDGSSLTWDMRLKIAQGAARGLAYLHKEPNIVHRDIKTSNILLNERFEAHLADFGLSRLLRPYDTHVTTDLVGTLGYIPPEYSQTLTATFRGDVYSFGVVLLELLTGKRPVEVCRGKNCRDLVSWVFQLKSENRVEEIFDTTIWDTSYEKQLLEVLSIACQCIVQDPRQRPSIDQVVLWLEAIGSVKER; this is encoded by the coding sequence ATGGTGATTTGGGAGTTTCTGCCAATGAGTTTTCTGTGTTGGGTGTTTTTGGCTTATCTGTTTTGTACATCTTTGAGTCTTGAAACCCCAGTTCAAAACTGTCATCCATATGATTTGTTGGCATTGAAAGAAATTGCTGGCAATCTAACAGATGGGGTTATTCTATCAGCTTggtctaatgaacctaattgcTGTAAATGGGATGGGGTTGTCTGTGGTAATGTTTCTACTCAAAGTAGAGTGATCAGGCTAAATTTGTCAAGAAAAGGTTTGAGGGGTGTGGTTTCACAGTCCTTGGAGAGATTGGATCAGTTGAAATTGCTCGATCTTTCGCACAATCATTTGGAAGGTGGATTGCCTTTGGACTTGTCCAAAATGAAGCAGTTGGAAGTTCTTGATTTGAGTCATAATGTGTTGCTTGGACCAGTGTTGAGGGTGTTTGATGGATTGGAATCAATCCATTCTCTCAATATATCAAGCAATTTGTTCACTGGAAATTTCAGTGAGTTTGGTGGATTCCCTAACCTTGTTGCATTTAACATAAGCAACAACTCGTTTACTGGTAGTTTCAAGTTTGAAATTTGCAGTTTCTCCAAGAAGCTTAAGGTTCTGGATATATCACTTAATCATCTCACTGGTGATCTTGGAGGACTAGATAATTGTAGTTCATTGCTCCAGCAGCTACATGTGGATTCTAATGATCTCGGGGGTCACCTTCCGGACTCGTTGTATTCAATGACATCTTTGGAGCAACTTTCACTGTCTGCCAATAATTTCTCAGGCCAGCTAAGTCCACAACTTAGTAAGCTTTCCAAACTGAAATCCTTAGTTTTATCAGGAAATCGCTTTCATGGTTTGCTTCCTAATGTGTTTGGTAATTTGACATTGTTAGAACAGTTAGCTGCACATTCTAATAGATTTTCGGGACCATTGCCCTCTACGATTTCGTATCTTTCTGTGCTTAGGGTGCTTGATCTTAGGAATAATTCTTTGTCTGGTCCTGTTGATCTTGATTTTACTAAATTGACAAGTCTGTGCACACTTGATCTTGCAACTAACCATTTCAAAGGTAATCTTCCGGTATCACTCTCTAGTCGGGAGTTAAAAATCTTGAGTCTTGCCAAAAACGAATTCACGGGGCCAATTCCTGAGAACTATGCAAACCTTTCATCCCTTGTGTTCCTCTCATTGTCCAATAATTCCCTTTCAAATTTGTCTGGAGCTTTATCTGTTCTGCAGCACTGCAGAAATCTTTCAACTCTTATTCTCACCAGGAACTTCCGTGGTGAAGAGATTCCGAAAAATGTGAGTGGATTTGAGAACCTGATGATATTTGCATTGGGGAACTGTGGTTTGGATGGGCGAATTCCGATATGGTTATACAATTGCAGTAAATTGCAAGTGCTTGACCTGTCATGGAATCATTTGGATGGCGAAATTCCTACTTGGATTGGTGAAATGGAAAAATTGTTCTACTTGGATTTCTCGAATAATTCACTGACAGGTGAAATCCCAAAAAATTTAACTGATCTTAAGAGCCTCATTTCCCCACACAACTATGCATCTAGTCTGAATTCTCCCACTGGTATACCGTTGTTTGTCAAGAGGAATCAAAGCGGTAGTGGTTTGCAGTACAATCAGGCTTCAAGCTTCCCTCCGTCTATCTTATTGAGTAATAACAGACTAAACGGGACAATCTGGCCCGAAATTGGTCGGCTGAAACAACTTCATGTCTTGGATCTCAGTAAGAACAACATTACGGGGACTATTCCTAGCTCGATTTCAAATATGGGGAACCTGGAAGTTTTGGATCTTTCATGTAATGATCTCAATGGATCAATTCCTGCTTCGTTCAATAAGCTCACATTTCTTTCTAAGTTCAATGTAGCTAATAATCACTTGCAGGGAGCGATTCCAACGGGGGGCCAGTTCTTGAGCTTTCCCAACTCGAGCTTTGAGGGTAATCCTGGACTTTGTGGAAAAATCATTTCTCCTTGTGCTGCCAGCAATTTGGACCTCCGACCGGCTAGTCCTCATCCTTCTAGTAGTAGTAGGCTTGGCCGAGGCGGAATTATTGGAATTACAATCAGCATAGGGGTAGGAATTGCACTTCTTCTTGCAATAGTGCTGCTTAGAGTGTCTAGAAGAGATGCTGGTCACCAGATTGGGGACTTCGAGGAAGATTTCAGCAGACCACCTCGATCGTCTGATACTTTTGTTCCTTCTAAGTTGGTACTTTTTCAGAATTCTGATTGCAAGGAACTGACTGTTGCAGACTTGCTTAAATCAACAAACAACTTTAACCAGTCGAACATTGTTGGATGTGGAGGATTTGGTCTTGTTTACAAGGCGGAACTTCCTAATGGCATAAAGACTGCGATCAAGAGGCTTTCTGGAGATTGTGGTCAGATGGAGCGCGAATTTCAAGCTGAAGTGGAAGCCCTCTCGAGAGCTCAGCACAAAAACCTTGTATCCCTTCAAGGTTACTGTCAACACGGGAGTGATAGATTGCTGATATATTCTTAcatggaaaatggaagcttgGACTATTGGCTACATGAAAGAGTCGACGGGAGCTCATTAACATGGGACATGAGGTTAAAGATTGCACAAGGAGCAGCTCGCGGATTAGCCTATTTGCATAAGGAACCAAATATAGTTCACCGCGACATTAAAACCAGCAACATTCTTTTGAATGAGAGATTTGAAGCTCATCTAGCTGATTTCGGACTATCAAGGCTGTTGCGTCCCTATGATACTCACGTCACAACAGATCTCGTTGGAACCTTAGGATACATTCCTCCTGAATACAGTCAAACACTAACAGCTACTTTTCGAGGTGATGTTTACAGCTTTGGTGTTGTTCTACTTGAGCTATTGACAGGCAAGCGCCCCGTGGAGGTATGCAGGGGGAAAAACTGCAGGGACTTGGTGTCATGGGTTTTTCAACTGAAATCTGAGAACAGAGTGGAGGAGATATTCGATACAACGATATGGGATACAAGTTACGAGAAGCAGCTTCTGGAGGTGTTAAGTATAGCTTGTCAATGCATAGTGCAAGATCCACGACAGAGGCCCTCGATCGATCAAGTTGTCTTGTGGCTCGAGGCAATCGGAAGTGTAAAGGAGAGGTGA